The DNA window CAGTAAAGCTGTCGCCATAAAAAGCCTTAGTTTCCTCATACTTCTATTCCTCCTCTTTTTTAAGATAATTATTAAAAAGCCACACCGCTATTTTAATCATAAGTCATTTCCGTATAGATAATGATACTCTGCTTTTGAGAATGCACTATCGGAATCAGTGCCACCTATTATCTTCAAGTCTTTTTCCAATTCACTGAGTTGCTTTTGGAGCTTCAGACGTTTGCGTCGTATACTGGCAAGTGCTTTAGCGCGTCGTTCTTCAAATTCTTTTGATGGCACATAAACAGCACCTGATTCAGCACATGCTGAAGGGACAGCAGGATGTTCGACTATATCTACTGTGGCAGTTGGTATTAGGGGCTCTGGGAAAAACCAGTTTTTAATTTCCTTGTCAACTGATGTCCGATATCCATGTCGATAATCATACCACGCACGATTCGCAGCGGAGTAGGATATCTCAAAGATATTATGAACATCTTCAGCATTGCGACACTTTAAACTATACATGATGGATCGCGGCGCTAATATATTACTGGCAAAATAATCAGCCTCATCTTCATTTTTCTTGCTTTCTCCTTTATGCTTAAGGATGTGATGTCCTAATTCATGCATAAGGGAAAACCGAATTCGCCCAATATTACCCCAGCGATTATAATAAACATAATTGTGATACTTCATCGCATCATCGGAATAAGAGCGTATAGCTTCATAAAGTTCCGGATCTTTTAATTTTGCTTCTTCGTATGTTCGTACGGTAAAACCATAATGTTTGAGCATCATAAAACAATCTAAGGGAAATGAATTAATTTTGCACTCTTTGTAAACGGATAAAATTTTCTGCTTAATATACTCTTCCAAAAAAACCACACCTTTTTATTCATTTTCGGACAGTAATTTGATCAGGCGCATCTTTTGTTCCACTGACATTTTTTTACCATTTCTAGCAACTAATTGTTCTACATCTTCATATGTTGGCTCAAAAGAACTTTTATTTTCGTTTACCATTCTTTCTAAATCATCAACAGTTATACCCAAATTTTTGCAAATAGTAATTACCACATCCACACTTGTCCTACCAATACCAGTTCTATTTAAAATTGTATAAAAGCTGGTATAAGGAATGCCACATTTTTCTGCGAAAGCTCTTAAGCTTAATCCCTGTTCTTTTATCAATCGCTCAATTATTTCTTCTCTTTCCATAATCACACCTCGCTCTAAGTGATTTCATTATATACGATTTAGCGAATATTGTAAATAGAAAATCACGCAAAAACAAATATAAAAAGAGAAAAAACAAAAAATATATACGCAGAGGCGAATTTTTTTATTGACAATGGTCGCTACTGAGAATATAATACAAGCATGGTATTCGCAGAGACGAACACAAGGAGGTGAAAACGTGTATCCTAATTTACTTAGCGCGATGGAGACTAAAAATATTACATTTTCACAGATGGCGGATTTACTAGGATGTCGCTACCAAACTGTGAGTGACAACATTCGTGGCAACACAGAAAAAGGTATTTATTTTGATGACGCAAAAAAAATATGGAAAGTTTTTTTCCCAGAATATGATTTTATGTGGCTGTTTTTAAGAAACAAAAATAGTGCCTAATACAAACGTTTGTTCGATATGGCTAATATATCACCATACCGAGCAAGTGTCAATGGGAAGAGAAGGAAAGGAGGGGAAAAGAGGTGACAGAGATACCCAAAATGAGGACGATTAAGCAGTGTGCAACCTATTTTAAAGAGCAGGACCCAGATAGTAGTCTTGGAGAGTGGCGCATCCGTAAAATGGTGAATCAAGGGGAGATACCAGTTTACCGGGCCGGACGAAGAATCTTGATTAATCTGGACATTTTGATTAATCATGTGGCAAGAGGAGGTGATAACAATGCACAGACATTATAGCAATGGACCCGCGGCCGTTCGGCAGGCCAGAGAGACGGCGCAGGAGTCGGAAGCGGACAGGCAGGTAGAGCGGATGACTAACATGATGGTATGGATGGCATACGGCTGGATTGTTGCCGCGGGGGTATTCCTTCGGGCGGCCGGGTGGATGTAATAACAGAGGAGGTAAAAGGAAGATGTTAAGCAAAAAGGATGTATCAGCTTTTGTTGAACGAAGCCGTAATGATGCGTTAATGGAAATTGAAAACCAGTATGAAAAAGCCGTTCAGGCCGAGAGAAGGAGAAACATTCAGGATAGCCAGGTAATTCCACAGATACAAATTATACAGGGACTTGTATGGCAGGCGGAGAAGGAGAATGAGAAGTTAATTGAAATCCTCAGTAAAACGTCATCACTGAAATATGAGCCAAACAGTTATTGTGGATTAAGCCATTATCTCAAAGAGATCCGAAACGTTGAAAAGCTTGTGATGAAGAATATTATCTTTCTCTCTCCGGAACTGCTTCGGCTGGATAAAGCCAACGAGGAAACAAAACGTAAGGTGAAAGCGAATTATGCAGCCGTACAGGCAGAAGTTAAGAATAAGACAAATGCAAAGCGAGCAGTTGAATACTTGCGGGAGCTGGGGTTTGATGTAGCGCCTTTAGAGAAGATGCAAAATACTGAAATTGCAGTGCTCTTAGACACGCGGTATTTATTCATAAACAAAGCGGAAGGAGAAGGATGAGCAGACGAAGAAACGGAACAAACAGAGCTGGAGCGGCCATTGGTGTGAATCTTTACACGGGCAAGCTGGCTCCGAGAAAGAAAAAGAACCTGACAGCGGCAACTGTGCAGGTTCAGGAAATTAAAAAATAATTACACCCTTATTGTAAGGGATTTACAGGAGGAAATCAAGATGGAAGAAAAAACAATTTGCGTGCCTATCGATGAGTACACCGATATGACATTTCTGTGTGGGAGAGTAAAGGCTTTTGAAGGCTATCTTAATTCCAGCAGGTACGGTATCGACCCCCAGGTAGCTGCTGCTATCCTTGGGCTCGAACTCGCAGAGGAGAGTGGAGATGAATAATTGTTATCGATGCGACATGTGCAGCTGTTACCTGGACCCTGGCGAGGGGATGCTCTGTGACGAGTGCAGACAGAAGCTCCGGGAACGGGAGCGTATGGCTGATCGGATGAGAGAGGCCGTCCGGGAGAGTGACGGAGGGAAAATTGAGATGAGATTTCAGGAGGTAGGATAAGATGACATCAGCACAGGAAAGAATCGAAGGACTTTTAATCAACTCAGGACGAGATGGTATTTTAAATTTAATTGGCTACATGAGAACGGCAGGCTTTTTTACTCAGCCCTGCAGCACACAGTATCACCTTGCAAAGGAGGGCGGACTTGCAGAACACAGCTTGAATGTCTATGAAATCATGGAACAGCTCCGCGCATTGCTCTATCCAGAGATAGGGACGGAGAGCGTGATTCTCTGCGCGCTGCTTCACGATTTTGGAAAATGCGGTCAGTTTGGTAAGTATGGTTATGTCCCAAACATGCTGACCGGTCGGGCTACCAAGGCGAACCCGAACCCTGAACCATACCAGTCCCCTAAGAAGCCATACATGAGCAATCCGGAACTGCTGTATGTGGACCACGAGGTCCGCTCGATCCAGATGGCAGAGAGATACATCCGCCTAACAGAAGAAGAGAACTGGGCAATCCTGATGCATAACGGCATGTACGGACCATTTAAATACCAGATCCAGGGCAAGGAGACGCCGTTATATCTGCTGTTACATATGGCTGATATGTGGGCCTCCCGTGTCGTCGAGAGAGAGGAAAGCGCCGATGGAGAATCTGAAGTTTAGACTTTTGAAAGCCGACGAGATTGACTGCCGAATCGCGACAGTGAAAGCGAACGGTGTTTCAGTGTTGCTTTATAAGGATGCCCGTGTGGATCAAAACATTCTGGACGAGACGGTGGGACCGATGAACTGGCAGCGACGGCATTGCCGGGAGAATGCGAACTGTATTGTATCGCTTTGGGACAGTGAAAAGAAGCAGTGGATCGAGAAAGAGGACACCGGAACCGAGAGCTACACCGAGAAAGAGAAGGGGCTTGCCTCCGACAGTTTCAAGCGGGCGTGTTTCAACTGGGGGATCGGCCGTGAATTATATACGGCCCCCTTCATCTGGATTGGAGAGCAGGGATGTAAGATCGTGACAAAGAAGACAGGCACAAAAGAGACATACACCTGCTATGATAAATTTTCGGTGAGTCAGATTGGATATGACGCCGAAGGCAGAATCAATGCTTTGGAAATCTGGAATGACCGGATGTGCAAAGCAGTGTATCACATGGGAGCTGGGCCAAAGACAGAGCCGATAGAAGAGCCGACAGCGTCGCTCAGGAGGCAGGAGGGACTGACAGAAGCACAAATCAACACGCTACTGAAAGAGCTTGCGAGAACAGGGATCGGCTGGAGGAGCGTATGTGCGAACTATAAGGTAGATCAGATCTCCCATATGAGCGTCGGGCAGTTTAAAGATGCAATGAATACACTGCGGGAAAAATCAGATAAGCCAGCCACGAAAAAAGAACCGGATCCCACGACGGTGCCGCCGGATGATGACTGTGGGTTGCCGTGGAATTAAGGAGGCGATGGAAGCGTGAACTACTTTACTGACATAACCGGATACCGGGCGGCGGAGGAGGGCATTGACCTGTTAGTCCACCTGCCGCAGGATATCCGCTATCTGATTAAACGCCAGAACATCCGCCACGCCGAGCTCACCCTGGACGACGGCCGTCGTATCTCCATCGGGCAGCGTAAGAAGATATATGCCACGCTCCGGGATATCAGCGACTATACTGGGGACCCGCCGGAGGCCACGAAAGAGTGGATGAAATATGGGTACATCGAAAGAACGGGGAGCGATTACTTCAGCCTCTCCAACTGCTCCATGACGACGGCGCGGGAGTTTATCAACTTTCTGATGGATGTCTGTCTGCAAAATGGGATTATCCTTACGGAGAGCGGATTGAAGCGGACGGACGATATCAACGCCTACCTGATTCAGTGTATCCGGCATAAGCGGTGTTGCATCTGTGGCCGTCCGGCCGATATTCACCATGTGGACGCGATCGGGATGGGCAATGACCGCCGGAATTTTGACGACAGCGAGAATGAGATTATCGCGCTGTGCCGGGAACACCACACACAGGCCCATAGCCTGGGGAACATCCGGTTTATGGAACGGTACAAGGTGTATGGGATTAAGGGATATCAGGCAACGGAGTCAGAGAACTTCGGCCATTTTGAAAATATAACAAAGATGTAGTGCCGAAAGGCTTTACATAGCAACTATCAACTTTCATGCACTTTTAAGGTTGGTATATCACGATACAATGCCACTTAAGTGTGACGGGCGGTCAGACCGAGGCCGCCCGTATCCTCCGGAGGGGAGGCGAGGAATATCAACGAATTCGAAGTATTTACATATAGCGTTTACAACGCCCTGGGAATCGGCCGTGAGAACGCCCAGACCCGCCGGGAACTGTGCCAAAAACTCCGGTGCGGGGACCGCAGCCTGAGGCGGGCAATTGAGGCTCTGAGGCAGGATTATCCTATCCTCACGCAGGATGACGGCCGAGGTTATTATCTGCCGGCAACGACACCGGAAGGGCGCCAGGAAGCGGCTCGATGGGCGGCAAAGCAGGACAAACGGATCCGAAGTATCCGCATGGCGCAGAGGGGCGCCAGAAAGTTTGCGGTTGGGATGAGATGTAAGGGAGTGCCTGGACAGATGAGCATGTTTGGGATAGGCGGTGGTTAAGTGGGGAGTTATATAAAAATTGACCGGAAGATTTTGGATTGGGAATGGTACAGCGACATCAATACTTGCCGGCTGTTTCTCCACATGCTGCTGAGAGCAAATTGGAAAGACGGGAGGTTTCAGGGGGCGGAGGTCCCGCGAGGATCATTTATCTCATCCATTCGGAAACTCTCGGAAGAAACTGGACTTACCGAACGCGAGATAAGAACCGCAATTTCTCATTTAAAAACGACAGGCGAAGTGACAAGCGAAAGCCACACTAAATATACTGTATTTACAGTAAAAAACTATGATTGCTATCAGTCAACCGACACACAGAACGACAATCAGATGGCAGGCGAACGACAATCAAACGACAATCAAACGACGACAATAGAAGAAGTAAAGAAAGGAAGAAGTATTAAAAAGAGTATCTCTAACAAGATACCAGAAAAAGCCGTGTATGCCGATGACACAGAATTAAATCAAGCGATTTGCGACTTTATTGAGTACCGCAGAAAAATAAAAGCGCCAATGACGGAACATGCCATTAAGCTACTGCTGAAACAATTGGACAAACTAGCACCGGGCGGTGAAATATCCGTAAAAACAGCAATACTAGAGCAGTCAATCGTTCAGGGCTGGAAAGGCGTCTTCCCATTGAAGGTGGACAAATCTACAGGAAAAGAACCGCCAAAGAACCGCTTTCACAACCTGGAGGAACACGGGTATGACTATGACAAGATAGTGTGGGAGATGATGAACGGTGAAAACCAAGGAGAGAGTGAAACAAGTGATTATTGATTACATACAGGAGTATGATTACCCGCCGTCGATACGAGAGATTGCTGATATGGCTTATTGTGCGCAGTCTACCGCACATCAATACGTGCAGGAGCTGATACAGGCCGGGGAATTGGAGAGCGATCATCCAGGTATGCCGCGTACTTTACGGCTACCGGAACGACGCAGCAGGATAGATGGTAAAGCACTGACAGAGGCCATAGCAGGATTATCTGGCTGTGACGGTGAGGATGATTATGCCAAGGGATGGGACGATGCATGCGAGACAATCCTGCGGGCAATGGACGAGATGATATGATTACCTTCGAGCCGTTTTGGGAGACGCTGAAACGAAAAGGAATCAGCCAATATGATTTAATCCATAAATACTGCATGAGCAGAGGCATGTTAGATAATTTAAAGCATAACAGAAGCATCACCCTGAACACATTGAACGACCTGTGTATTACATATGACTGCGGTATAACCGATGTAATTGGATTTGAGAGAGAAACAAATAATCTGATGATTTTGTTGACGTCAACAAAATGAGGATTTTGCAGAAGAAAGGAAAGAGTATGGGAATGTTCTATGGGACAAATAATGCCAGAAAAATGCATGGATTAACTTTACATCGAAAAAAGGATAAGAGAAAGAGGTTTTATACCAGGAACAAGGCAGAAGAGTCTTTTGAAGCGCTTTGGTATTATTGGGAAAATGAGGATTTAAAGGAGAGAAAATGAATAAAGATCCGCTTACTCAGCAGAAATTGCAAGAAATGGCAGGAAGACCAGTATACTGCCCAGAAATAGAAGCATATGGAATTGTAAAGTGTGAAACTAAAGGACGATATGCGGGATTACCGTTTTTAGTTGGTGTTTGGCACGACGCCGGCGTTGCGGTAAATTTTGAATACGATATTACAAAAAGAAAATTGAGATGTTATGAAAATGATGATTTAATGGAGGAAAGTCATGGCAGAAATAACAATGGATAACAGGATGTTTTATGAATGCCCGGAATGCGGAAATGAGGTTGAACTGGGAGACAATTATTGTCAGGAATGCGGGGAACCGCTGGAATGGAAAGAAGACTATGAGGATTTAGTGGAGATTTTATGAAAAATACTAAAAATACTATGGATA is part of the [Clostridium] symbiosum genome and encodes:
- a CDS encoding HD domain-containing protein; the protein is MTSAQERIEGLLINSGRDGILNLIGYMRTAGFFTQPCSTQYHLAKEGGLAEHSLNVYEIMEQLRALLYPEIGTESVILCALLHDFGKCGQFGKYGYVPNMLTGRATKANPNPEPYQSPKKPYMSNPELLYVDHEVRSIQMAERYIRLTEEENWAILMHNGMYGPFKYQIQGKETPLYLLLHMADMWASRVVEREESADGESEV
- a CDS encoding helix-turn-helix transcriptional regulator, which gives rise to MEREEIIERLIKEQGLSLRAFAEKCGIPYTSFYTILNRTGIGRTSVDVVITICKNLGITVDDLERMVNENKSSFEPTYEDVEQLVARNGKKMSVEQKMRLIKLLSENE
- a CDS encoding zinc ribbon domain-containing protein, whose amino-acid sequence is MAEITMDNRMFYECPECGNEVELGDNYCQECGEPLEWKEDYEDLVEIL
- a CDS encoding putative HNHc nuclease — translated: MNYFTDITGYRAAEEGIDLLVHLPQDIRYLIKRQNIRHAELTLDDGRRISIGQRKKIYATLRDISDYTGDPPEATKEWMKYGYIERTGSDYFSLSNCSMTTAREFINFLMDVCLQNGIILTESGLKRTDDINAYLIQCIRHKRCCICGRPADIHHVDAIGMGNDRRNFDDSENEIIALCREHHTQAHSLGNIRFMERYKVYGIKGYQATESENFGHFENITKM
- a CDS encoding ImmA/IrrE family metallo-endopeptidase; this translates as MEEYIKQKILSVYKECKINSFPLDCFMMLKHYGFTVRTYEEAKLKDPELYEAIRSYSDDAMKYHNYVYYNRWGNIGRIRFSLMHELGHHILKHKGESKKNEDEADYFASNILAPRSIMYSLKCRNAEDVHNIFEISYSAANRAWYDYRHGYRTSVDKEIKNWFFPEPLIPTATVDIVEHPAVPSACAESGAVYVPSKEFEERRAKALASIRRKRLKLQKQLSELEKDLKIIGGTDSDSAFSKAEYHYLYGNDL
- a CDS encoding helix-turn-helix domain-containing protein: MIIDYIQEYDYPPSIREIADMAYCAQSTAHQYVQELIQAGELESDHPGMPRTLRLPERRSRIDGKALTEAIAGLSGCDGEDDYAKGWDDACETILRAMDEMI
- a CDS encoding DNA-binding protein — protein: MYPNLLSAMETKNITFSQMADLLGCRYQTVSDNIRGNTEKGIYFDDAKKIWKVFFPEYDFMWLFLRNKNSA
- a CDS encoding helix-turn-helix transcriptional regulator, with protein sequence MITFEPFWETLKRKGISQYDLIHKYCMSRGMLDNLKHNRSITLNTLNDLCITYDCGITDVIGFERETNNLMILLTSTK